TGACACGACGCCGAAGGGGTGGCAACGCTGCGCGGCAACCGGCCGAGGACACGCTCCGAGCGCCGTGTCACGGATCGGTGACCGTCCATCATCGCCTGCAACCGGGGGGTGGCCACGGCCGTCCTGATGGCCGGTGGAAGACTCCACCATGCCCGCGACGCGGCCGCAGCCCTGCGGCACGTCACCCCCGGCGACCGGTCGTCGGCGTCGGGCAGTGGACCACAGGGGGAGCGAAGCCCATGTCACCGATCCGCCGATCCGCCGACCGCGCGCCCGGTACGGCCGCCCGGCCGGCCCGCGCGCGCCGCAGCTCCGTCGGCGCGGCCCTCGTCGTGGCGGCCCTCCTCGGCAGCGCCGCCTGCGGCCCGGACGACAGCGGCAAGGCAGCCCCGCCGCCGGCCGGCCAGGCGGCCGCCACCGGCCCGGCAGCGGGCGGCGGCGGGGTGATCGGCGGGCTGACGCTGCCCTCGGGACTGCCGTCCGGCCTGCTCGACGGGCTGCCGAAGACCTGGGACGACCTGAAGAAGTGGAAGTTCGAGGACTGGGACAACTGGGCCAACCAGCACGTCTTCAACAACCCGGTGGTCAAGGACTTCTGGAACCCGGACAAGATGGGCGACTCCAAGCCCGCCGACCCGGCCCCGCCGACCACGCCGCCGGCCGGCGACAGCGGGGCCAGCGACCCCGAGCCGCCCGTGGTGAAGGCCTCCCCGGTGGCCCGCCCGTACACCAAGCAGCCCTCGGGGAAGGTGTTCTTCAGCGCCGAGGGCGGGCGCGGCAACTGCTCGGCCACCGTGATCGCCGACCCGGCCCACCCGGGCAGGAGCAACCTGGTGTGGACCGCGGGCCACTGCGTCCACCAGGGCAAGGGCGGCGGCTTCTACAAGGACCTCGTCTTCGTCCCCGCGTACAACAACTCCGGTGCCTCCAGCGGCGGGAAGAAGGCGCCGCTGGACCAGCTCGCGCCGCTGGGCACCTGGTGGGCCGACAAGGTCGTGCCCTCGCCGCAGTGGACGGCCGAGGGCGGCGGCACGGGTGACTCGGCGAGCCAGTACGATTTCGCCGTCATGCGGGTGCACAACCAGAACGGCGGCGGCAAGTCGCTGGAGGAGACGGTCGGTTCGGCCGTCCCGGTCTGGTTCGACGCCCCGCGCGACGCACTCTCGGTGGCGGCCTGGGGCTACCCGCTCTCCAAGCCCTTCGACGGCCAGGAGCTGTACAAGTGCGACGGCGGCAAGCCGTCCCGGCTCTCGTTCGACGCCAAGCGGCCCTCGATGCTCACCATCGGCTGCGACATGACCCAGGGCTCCAGCGGCGGCGGCTGGTTCGCCAAGATGCCGGACGGAAGGACCGCCCTGGTCAGCAACACCTCGATCGGCACCCAGGAACACACCTCGCTGAGCGGCCCCTATCTGGAGACCGTCGCCAAGCAGGCCCTGGACTACATCTCCAAGAAGTAGGCCGGCCCACCGGCCCCCTGCTGCCGGGGCACCGCCGCCCGGCGGCACTCACCACCACCCTCACCACCGCTCACGACCACCACGGGGAACCACACACCATGTCGAACACCGTCCGCACGAGCCCGGTCCGGCGCAGGGCCGCCCTGGCGTCCGCCTCCGTCCTGGCCGTTCTCTCGCTCACCGCGACCGCCTGCGGGCCCGAGAACAGCGACCAGAGCGCCGACGCGGGCGCTACCACCGCCCCGACCGTCGCGGCCACCGGCGCCGCGTCCGGCAAGCCTGGCCTGGGGCTGCCCACCAGCCTCGCCGACCTCGCCAACTGGAGCCTGGACGACTGGGCGAAGTTCGCCAACGACAACATCCTCAAGAACGATGTCGTCAAGGGCTTCTGGGACATGACGAAGATGGAGGCCGCCGCGGGCCGGGACACCCCCGAGTTCAGCACCCAGAGCGCCACCGCCCAGAACGAGACCGACCCGCAGCTGCCGAGCCCGATACCGGCCAAGCCCCAGGCCCACCCGTACAACGCCGCGACCGCCGTGCTCGGCAAGCTGTTCCTGGAGGACGGCAAGGGCGGCGGCGGCTACTGCTCGGCCACCGTGGTCAGCGACCCGGCGAACCCGGGCCGGAGCAACCTGGTGTACACCGCCTCGCACTGCCTGCACGAGGGCAAGGGTGGCAAGTTCTTCCAGAAGATGACCTTCGTCCCGTCCTTCAACAAGAGCGGCGCGTACAGCAACGGCAAGAAGGCAAGCGAGGCCGAGGTGGCCCCGTACGGCTGGTGGGCGGCCGACGAGGCCTACGTGAGCCCGCAGTGGGCGGCCGAGGGCGGCCACGACGGCGGCCCGGTCAGCCAGTACGACTTCGGCATGATCCACGTCCACAACATGAACGGGGACGGGAAGTCGCTGGAGGAGACCGTCGGCAGCTCCGTGCCGGTCTGGTTCAACGCCCCGCGCGACCAGGTCACCTCGGCCTTCGCGTACGGCTACCCGTCGGCGGCACCGTTCGACGGCCGTGAGCTGGAGCACTGCGACTCCACCGTCAAGCCGGCCAAGCTCTCCTTCGAGGCGGCCCGGCCGACCATGTACGTGATCGGCTGCACCATGACCCCGGGCTCCAGCGGCGGCGGCTGGTTCGTCACCAAGGACGGCAAGCCGGCCCTGATCAGCGTCAACTCGATCGGCCCGAAGCCCGCCGCCTGGATGGCCGGCCCCTCGCTGCAGGCCCAGGCGAAGAACATGTTCGACTACGTGAGCAAGAAGAAGCGCTGACCCGCGCCACGACGAACGCCGAGGGCCCGATCTCCTGGGGAGATCGGGCCCTCGGCGTTCGGGTGGGCCGGGCTCAGCCCTGCGTCACCACGGTGTAGCGCTCCAGCTCGGCCGCCAGCTCGGCGGCCACCTTGGCCTTGATCAGGGTGCCCTCGCCGGTGTGCTCGGTGGCGAGCAGCTCGCCCTCGGCGTGCACCCGGGAGACCAGGTCGCCCCGGGTGTACGGGACCAACGCCTGGACCTCGATCGCGGGCCTCGGCAGCTCGTCGTCGATGAGGCGCAGCAGCTCCTCGATGCCCTGGCCGCTGCGGGCCGACACCACGATGGCGTGCGGCTCGCGGCGCAGCAGGCGCTGCAGGACGTGCGGGTCGGCGGCGTCCGCCTTGTTGATCACGACGATCTCCGGCACGTTCTGCGCGTCGACCGAGACGATCA
The sequence above is a segment of the Kitasatospora sp. NBC_00240 genome. Coding sequences within it:
- a CDS encoding trypsin-like peptidase domain-containing protein is translated as MSPIRRSADRAPGTAARPARARRSSVGAALVVAALLGSAACGPDDSGKAAPPPAGQAAATGPAAGGGGVIGGLTLPSGLPSGLLDGLPKTWDDLKKWKFEDWDNWANQHVFNNPVVKDFWNPDKMGDSKPADPAPPTTPPAGDSGASDPEPPVVKASPVARPYTKQPSGKVFFSAEGGRGNCSATVIADPAHPGRSNLVWTAGHCVHQGKGGGFYKDLVFVPAYNNSGASSGGKKAPLDQLAPLGTWWADKVVPSPQWTAEGGGTGDSASQYDFAVMRVHNQNGGGKSLEETVGSAVPVWFDAPRDALSVAAWGYPLSKPFDGQELYKCDGGKPSRLSFDAKRPSMLTIGCDMTQGSSGGGWFAKMPDGRTALVSNTSIGTQEHTSLSGPYLETVAKQALDYISKK